The following coding sequences are from one Eptesicus fuscus isolate TK198812 chromosome 7, DD_ASM_mEF_20220401, whole genome shotgun sequence window:
- the DUSP6 gene encoding dual specificity protein phosphatase 6: MIDTLRPVPFASEMAISKTVAWLNEQLELGNERLLLMDCRPQELYESSHIESAINVAIPGIMLRRLQKGNLPVHALFTRGEDRDRFTRRCGTDTVVLYDESSSDWNENTGGESVLGLLLKKLKDEGCRAFYLEGGFSKFQAEFALHCETNLDGSSSSSSPPLPVLGLGGLRISSDSSSDIESDLDRDPNSATDSDGSPLSNSQPSFPVEILPFLYLGCAKDSTNLDVLEEFGIKYILNVTPNLPNLFENAGEFKYKQIPISDHWSQNLSQFFPEAISFIDEARGKNCGVLVHCLAGISRSVTVTVAYLMQKLNLSMNDAYDIVKMKKSNISPNFNFMGQLLDFERTLGLSSPCDNRVPAQQLYFTTPSNQNVYQVDSRQST, from the exons ATGATAGATACGCTCAGACCCGTGCCCTTCGCGTCGGAAATGGCGATCAGCAAGACGGTGGCGTGGCTCAACGAGCAGCTGGAGCTGGGCAACGAGCGGCTGCTGCTGATGGACTGCCGGCCGCAGGAGCTGTACGAGTCGTCCCACATCGAGTCGGCCATCAACGTGGCCATCCCGGGCATCATGCTGCGGCGCCTGCAGAAGGGCAACCTGCCCGTGCACGCGCTCTTCACGCGCGGCGAGGACCGGGACCGCTTCACCCGGCGCTGCGGCACCGACACGGTGGTGCTGTACGACGAGAGTAGCAGCGACTGGAACGAGAACACGGGGGGCGAGTcggtgctggggctgctgctcaAGAAGCTCAAGGACGAGGGCTGCCGGGCCTTCTACCTGGAAG GTGGCTTCAGTAAGTTCCAAGCCGAGTTCGCCCTGCACTGCGAGACCAATCTAGACGGCTCGAGTAGCAGCAGCTCGCCGCCGTTGCCGGTGTTGGGGCTCGGGGGCCTGCGGATCAGCTCCGACTCCTCCTCGGACATTGAGTCTGACCTTGACCGAGACCCCAATAGTGCCACGGACTCGGATGGCAGCCCGCTGTCCAACAGCCAGCCTTCTTTCCCCGTGGAGATCTTGCCCTTCCTTTACTTGGGCTGTGCCAAGGACTCCACCAACCTGGACGTGCTGGAGGAGTTCGGCATCAAGTACATCCTGAACGTCACCCCCAACTTGCCGAATCTCTTTGAGAACGCAGGAGAGTTTAAATACAAGCAGATCCCCATCTCGGATCACTGGAGCCAAAACCTGTCCCAGTTTTTCCCTGAGGCCATTTCTTTCATAG ATGAAGCCCGGGGCAAAAACTGTGGCGTCTTGGTGCATTGCTTGGCGGGCATCAGCCGCTCGGTCACCGTGACTGTGGCTTATCTTATGCAGAAGCTCAATCTGTCCATGAACGATGCTTATGACATTGTCAAGATGAAGAAATCCAACATCTCCCCCAACTTCAACTTCATGGGCCAACTGCTGGACTTCGAGAGGACGCTGGGACTCAGCAGCCCCTGTGACAACCGGGTCCCCGCACAGCAGCTCTACTTCACCACCCCCTCCAACCAGAATGTCTACCAGGTGGACTCCCGGCAATCCACGTGA